A DNA window from Streptomyces sp. 71268 contains the following coding sequences:
- a CDS encoding sugar transferase has protein sequence MQQGELVSPFPPAHRRLGNGTGNQPATEWEQRYRRTVITSDTVTTAFVVAAIGNFFGARDAANWHEKWGILAFGTELLVLAALAVSRAWNPAVLGQGAEEFRRLGRAVFTATVVLALGGIALTSRNIKLWIFVAVPAIALTTLTARYLLRLWLHRQRKEGRCLRPVLAAGSPTTVRDLIARTRKFPHLGWRVDAVCTTDGRGLDGEHVDGVPVVGRLADVANHVHRDGYRVVAVTPDPHWSPDRLQRLAWNLEGSDAEMVVAPVLMEVAGPRLHVDTVLGLPLLRVSMPTFTGGRRVVKEVVDRLGAAVLLLLFAPLMVLVGLLVVLDSRGGAFYSQRRVGKDGREFTILKFRTMVVGADRVRAELADRNEGAGLLFKLRRDPRVTRVGAVLRRYSIDELPQLLNVLTGSMSLVGPRPPLPEECAAYGPDIRRRLLVKPGLTGLWQISGRSDLPWEEAVRLDLRYVEDWSLALDTVILWKTLRAVLHGQGAY, from the coding sequence GTGCAGCAGGGGGAATTAGTCAGCCCGTTTCCGCCGGCGCACCGGCGTCTGGGGAACGGGACGGGCAACCAACCCGCGACTGAGTGGGAGCAGCGGTACCGCCGTACCGTGATCACCAGCGACACCGTGACCACCGCCTTCGTGGTGGCGGCGATCGGCAATTTCTTCGGGGCCCGGGACGCGGCCAACTGGCACGAGAAATGGGGAATTCTCGCCTTCGGCACCGAACTTCTGGTGCTGGCCGCCCTCGCGGTGAGCCGGGCGTGGAACCCGGCCGTTCTCGGCCAGGGTGCCGAGGAGTTCCGCCGACTGGGGCGCGCTGTGTTCACGGCGACCGTCGTCCTGGCGCTCGGCGGAATCGCGCTCACCTCGCGCAACATCAAGCTCTGGATATTCGTCGCGGTCCCCGCGATCGCGCTCACCACCCTTACCGCGCGCTATCTCCTGCGCCTTTGGCTGCACAGGCAGCGCAAGGAAGGGCGCTGTCTGCGACCGGTGCTCGCGGCCGGAAGCCCGACCACCGTGCGCGACCTGATCGCGCGCACCCGGAAGTTTCCACACCTGGGCTGGCGGGTGGACGCGGTGTGTACGACCGATGGTCGCGGGCTCGACGGGGAGCACGTGGACGGCGTGCCGGTCGTCGGCCGGTTGGCGGACGTCGCGAACCACGTCCACCGCGACGGCTACCGCGTCGTCGCGGTCACGCCCGACCCGCACTGGTCGCCGGACCGGCTGCAGCGGCTGGCCTGGAACCTTGAGGGCAGCGACGCCGAGATGGTCGTGGCGCCCGTGCTGATGGAGGTGGCGGGGCCGAGGCTGCACGTCGACACGGTCCTCGGGCTCCCGTTGCTGCGGGTCAGCATGCCGACGTTCACCGGCGGCCGGCGCGTGGTCAAGGAGGTCGTCGACCGGCTGGGTGCCGCGGTACTGCTGCTGCTGTTCGCGCCGCTGATGGTGCTCGTCGGGCTGCTCGTGGTGCTGGACAGCCGGGGCGGCGCGTTCTACAGCCAGCGCAGGGTGGGCAAGGACGGCCGCGAGTTCACGATCCTCAAGTTCCGCACCATGGTCGTCGGCGCCGACCGGGTGCGCGCCGAGTTGGCCGATCGCAACGAGGGCGCGGGGCTGCTGTTCAAGCTGCGCCGGGACCCGCGGGTGACCCGGGTGGGGGCCGTGCTGCGCCGCTACTCGATCGACGAGCTGCCACAACTTCTGAACGTACTCACCGGCTCGATGTCGCTCGTCGGCCCGCGGCCCCCGCTGCCGGAGGAGTGCGCCGCGTACGGCCCGGACATCCGGCGGCGGCTGCTGGTCAAGCCCGGGCTCACCGGTCTGTGGCAGATCAGCGGGCGCAGTGACCTGCCGTGGGAGGAGGCGGTCCGGCTCGACCTGCGGTACGTGGAGGACTGGTCGCTCGCGCTGGACACGGTGATCTTGTGGAAGACCCTGCGCGCGGTGCTCCACGGGCAGGGGGCCTACTGA
- a CDS encoding SRPBCC family protein: MSVIEGAVDVDVPVHVAYNQWTQFECFPRFMRGVREVDRSRSAMTHWVTRFGGVTREFDAAITEQRPDERVVWRSVRTPRLTGTVDFHALGESRCRVALRIDFTPRGVAERVGDALGVVRRQVLADLQRFKEYIEGQGRETGQWRGTISGGHVRPDADRLPPRVPHWPTG, encoded by the coding sequence ATGAGCGTCATCGAGGGCGCCGTCGACGTCGATGTCCCGGTCCACGTGGCCTATAACCAGTGGACCCAGTTCGAGTGCTTCCCCCGGTTCATGCGCGGCGTGCGCGAGGTGGACCGCTCCCGATCCGCCATGACGCACTGGGTGACCAGATTCGGCGGCGTGACGCGCGAGTTCGACGCCGCGATCACCGAGCAGCGCCCCGACGAACGCGTGGTGTGGCGCAGCGTGCGGACACCCCGGCTCACCGGAACGGTGGACTTCCACGCGCTGGGGGAGTCCCGCTGTCGGGTCGCGCTGCGCATCGACTTCACGCCACGCGGCGTCGCCGAGCGGGTCGGGGACGCCCTGGGCGTGGTTCGGCGACAGGTGCTGGCGGACCTTCAGCGCTTCAAGGAGTACATCGAGGGGCAGGGCCGGGAGACCGGGCAGTGGCGGGGAACGATCAGCGGCGGCCACGTCAGGCCCGACGCCGACCGCCTGCCACCACGGGTGCCGCACT
- a CDS encoding nucleotide sugar dehydrogenase — protein MRISVFGLGYVGCVSAACLASMGHEVVGVDVNPVKVDLVNDGRAPVVEERIGELVAEVVRTGALRATGDVREAVGNSEISLVCVGTPSAPNGSLSTSYLERVTEQIGAALAERGGRHTVVYRSTMLPGTCLNLLVPILEKHVGGTAGVDFGVAVNPEFLREGTSVRDFFDPPKTVIGELDPASGDPLLALYEGLPGEVFRVPIPTAEAIKYADNAFHGLKVGFANELGAVCQALGVDSHQVMDVFLADRKLNISPAYLRPGFAFGGSCLPKDLRSLVHAAQRADVSVPILAHVLPSNSAHLQRAVELVERTGRRRVGLFGLSFKPGTDDLRESPLVELAERLFGKGYDLRIYDANVSLSRLLGANREYIETRLPHLAQLLADSVDEVLEHADVCLVGTRDPAVLARLPHGSGPLIDLVRLPDADARRAEPGYVGLAW, from the coding sequence ATGAGGATCAGCGTTTTCGGGCTCGGCTACGTGGGCTGCGTGTCGGCCGCGTGCCTGGCCAGCATGGGACACGAGGTCGTCGGGGTGGACGTGAACCCGGTCAAGGTCGACCTGGTCAACGACGGCAGGGCGCCGGTGGTCGAGGAACGGATCGGCGAACTCGTCGCCGAGGTCGTACGCACCGGGGCGCTGCGCGCCACCGGCGACGTGCGCGAGGCGGTCGGGAACAGCGAGATCTCGCTGGTCTGCGTGGGCACGCCGTCGGCGCCCAACGGGAGCCTGTCCACCAGCTACCTGGAACGGGTCACCGAGCAGATCGGCGCGGCGCTGGCCGAGCGCGGCGGCCGGCACACCGTCGTCTACCGCAGCACGATGCTCCCGGGCACCTGCCTGAACCTGTTGGTGCCGATCCTGGAGAAGCACGTCGGCGGCACCGCGGGGGTGGACTTCGGGGTCGCGGTCAACCCGGAGTTCCTGCGCGAGGGCACGAGCGTGCGGGACTTCTTCGACCCGCCCAAGACCGTCATCGGCGAACTCGACCCGGCGAGCGGCGACCCGCTGCTGGCGCTGTACGAGGGGTTACCCGGCGAGGTGTTCCGGGTGCCGATCCCGACGGCCGAGGCGATCAAGTACGCGGACAACGCGTTCCACGGCCTCAAGGTCGGCTTCGCGAACGAGCTGGGCGCGGTGTGCCAGGCGCTCGGCGTGGACTCGCACCAGGTGATGGACGTGTTCCTGGCCGACCGCAAGCTGAACATCAGCCCCGCCTACCTGCGCCCCGGCTTCGCCTTCGGCGGCTCCTGCCTGCCCAAGGACCTGCGCAGCCTGGTCCACGCGGCGCAGCGGGCCGACGTCTCGGTGCCCATCCTGGCCCACGTGCTGCCGTCCAACTCCGCGCACCTGCAGCGCGCGGTGGAGCTGGTCGAGCGCACCGGCAGGCGCCGGGTGGGCCTGTTCGGGCTGTCCTTCAAGCCCGGCACCGACGACCTGCGCGAGAGCCCGCTCGTCGAACTGGCGGAGCGGCTCTTCGGCAAGGGGTACGACCTGCGGATCTACGACGCCAACGTGAGCCTGTCGCGGCTGCTCGGCGCGAACCGCGAGTACATCGAGACCCGGCTGCCGCACCTGGCGCAGTTGCTCGCGGACTCCGTGGACGAGGTCCTTGAGCACGCCGACGTGTGCCTGGTGGGGACCAGGGACCCGGCCGTCCTCGCGCGGCTGCCGCACGGCAGCGGCCCGTTGATCGATCTTGTCCGTCTTCCCGACGCCGACGCGCGCCGGGCCGAACCGGGGTACGTGGGCCTTGCTTGGTGA
- a CDS encoding alkaline phosphatase D family protein produces the protein MDISRRRLIGAAGATGAALGLFSAGLSSGSAWAAPRYQDDPYRLGVASGDPSADGFVLWTRLAPDPLAVDSRGGMPERKVAVEWQVAADERFRHVVRHGRAWAVPELAHSVHAEVHGLRPGREYFYRFRTGGAISPVGRARTAPAPHGHGGWASDVSFAFASCQCWYEGFYTAYRHMANEDLDFVAFLGDYLYEGGVGANAGVRDMRLDPSYQRETYTLAEYRNRYALTKLDADLQAAHAAFAWIVTWDDHEVENNWARDTAQVDKDGFPDDDIASFRARRARAAQAYYEHQPLRLPQKPRGDRMRLYRRLNFGSVLDLHVLDTRSYRDDQVGGDGTKPGYDKERREKSRTMLGAQQERWLLNGAGRSRATWNVLANQTLVSQVDQDPNPDVLSSGLDMWDGYTAARDRLLTGFYRQGVNNPVVITGDIHRSVVSDLKLDFDNPKSPTVGTEFAGTSISSGKDGAAMDKVGRDWMTEGVNPHLKWHNAQRGYTRVRLNHRELRADYRVLPFVTRPDAPVETAASFLVQAGRPGAHQL, from the coding sequence ATGGACATCAGCAGACGCCGCCTGATCGGCGCCGCCGGCGCGACCGGCGCCGCGCTCGGCCTGTTCAGCGCCGGTCTCAGCAGCGGCTCGGCCTGGGCCGCACCGCGCTACCAGGACGATCCCTACCGCCTCGGCGTCGCCTCCGGCGACCCGTCCGCCGACGGCTTCGTCCTGTGGACCCGGCTGGCGCCCGACCCGCTGGCCGTCGACAGCCGCGGCGGCATGCCCGAGCGCAAGGTCGCGGTCGAGTGGCAGGTGGCCGCCGACGAGCGGTTCCGCCACGTCGTCCGGCACGGCCGCGCCTGGGCCGTGCCCGAACTCGCGCACTCCGTACACGCCGAGGTCCACGGGCTGCGCCCGGGCCGCGAGTACTTCTACCGCTTCCGCACCGGCGGCGCGATCAGCCCCGTCGGCCGCGCCCGCACCGCGCCGGCCCCGCACGGCCACGGCGGCTGGGCCTCCGACGTGAGCTTCGCCTTCGCCTCCTGTCAGTGCTGGTACGAGGGCTTCTACACGGCCTACCGGCACATGGCCAACGAGGACCTGGACTTCGTCGCCTTCCTCGGCGACTACCTCTACGAGGGCGGTGTGGGCGCCAACGCGGGCGTCCGCGACATGCGGTTGGACCCCTCGTACCAGCGCGAGACCTACACCCTCGCCGAATACCGCAACCGCTACGCCCTCACCAAGCTGGACGCCGACCTCCAGGCCGCGCACGCCGCCTTCGCGTGGATCGTCACCTGGGACGACCACGAGGTCGAGAACAACTGGGCCCGCGACACCGCCCAGGTCGACAAGGACGGCTTCCCCGACGACGACATCGCCTCCTTCCGGGCCCGCAGGGCGCGCGCGGCACAGGCGTACTACGAGCACCAGCCGCTGCGCCTGCCCCAGAAGCCGCGGGGCGACCGCATGCGCCTGTACCGGCGGCTGAACTTCGGCTCCGTCCTCGACCTGCACGTCCTGGACACCCGCTCGTACCGCGACGACCAGGTCGGCGGCGACGGCACCAAGCCCGGCTACGACAAGGAACGGCGCGAGAAGTCGCGCACCATGCTCGGCGCCCAGCAGGAGCGTTGGTTGCTGAACGGCGCCGGTCGCTCCCGCGCCACGTGGAACGTGCTCGCCAACCAGACCCTGGTCTCCCAGGTCGACCAGGACCCCAACCCCGACGTCCTCTCCTCCGGCCTGGACATGTGGGACGGTTACACGGCCGCCCGCGACCGGCTGCTCACCGGCTTCTACCGGCAGGGTGTGAACAACCCGGTGGTGATCACCGGCGACATCCACCGCAGCGTGGTCTCCGACCTCAAGCTGGACTTCGACAACCCGAAGTCGCCCACCGTCGGCACGGAGTTCGCCGGCACGTCCATCAGCTCGGGCAAGGACGGCGCCGCCATGGACAAGGTAGGGCGCGACTGGATGACCGAGGGCGTCAACCCGCACCTGAAGTGGCACAACGCCCAGCGCGGCTACACCCGCGTACGGCTGAACCACCGCGAACTGCGCGCCGACTACCGGGTGCTGCCGTTCGTGACCAGGCCGGACGCGCCGGTGGAGACCGCCGCCTCGTTCCTGGTCCAGGCCGGCCGCCCCGGAGCCCACCAGCTCTGA